GTATTCTGGTTGTCGAAAGTACTGTCTGAACGCACGACCAGCGACATGGACAAACTGGGTGCCAAAGGGCTGGGCAAACTCGCGGGACACGTCCTGATCTGCCGTGCTCTCGGTGCGAGCGACGGCCTGCCGCCTGTTGAGAGCCTCGACTTCCTCGAGCACCTCGTCGTGCTCCGGGCTCTTGCTCCATTGCTCTGCCCAGTCGATACCAGAGTCGTCCCTCCCGGATACCATCTCCAGTATGTATTCCGCAGGATTCTCCCGCTCGCCACATCGTCGCACCCCCGCACGGGCAAAGTAATCAAGCAGAGTGCTGGACTTGAGCCCCAAGTCTCCAAAGTATACAGTCTTGCCTCCCTGTGCCAAGAACAAGAGGCGGTCGAATGTCTGGAACAGCAGAGCGCTGGGTTGGTGGATGGTAGCCAGCACTGCCTGTCCATGATCGGCCAACCGCCGCAGGAACGCGCAGATGGTCCAGGAGCTCTGAGAATCAAGGCCGCTGGTCGGCTCGTCGAGAAAGATGAGCAAGGAGGGCTTCGCCGCAAGTTCGACCCCAATGCTCAGCAACTTCCTCTGTTCCACGTTGAGCCCCTCGCCGGGAGAACCGACGACTGCTTCCGCAAACTCGTGCATGCCCAGCATTTGCATCACCTCCTCGACGTACTGGTACTTGTCTGCCTTGGACACGGATGGAGGCTGGCGCAGCACAGCACTGAAGCGCAGCGCTTCTCGCACCGTGGTTGTGCCAAGGTGAAGGTCTTGCTGCTGGACATAGCCAGCTCGTCTCGGAAACCCAGACGTAGTCACTTGGCCATTGACCAGGATGTCACCGGACACGACTCCAATGGAAACCCTCTGTGCAAGTACATCCAGGAGCGTGGTTTTGCCGGCCCCAGATACTCCCATGAGTGCTGTTAGTGTCCCTGGTTTGACCCAGCCATTGACATCGTTCAGCAGCCGGCGTGTGCCCTCTTGAACGGGGATGTCATAGTTGAGCGCTCTCCATGTGAGAACGTCTCTGTGTCGAGGCAAGTGGCCCATCTTGTCGTCGCCGGGCGCCGTGGACACAGACACGCGGTCTTTTTCTGGTGCTTCAACATCACCTTGATAAAGGCGCCTTGGCGCATGGCCGGGGCGGAAGACGAGGGCTTCAGCCTTGGAGGGCCTCCCCTTGCTGAACTCGGTGGCGGTCAGATATGTAAcgtggaagaagacaagaaaggCAACCAGAATCCCGTAGTTGCGCCACAAGTGAGAGTATTGATAACCATAGTTTGCCTTGAGAAACGCATCACCCGCAATCGACCGCTGGCCAGGCACCGCGCCGACGGCAGCACATATGAAGGAGCTCCCAGTTCCGTAAGGCGGAACAAGCTGGGCGCAGCCGAATTCGCGTCCGTGAAATTCATTGCTAAGGAGACCTTCAAAGGCGTAAAAGATGGGGTTGATCCAGCGAATCCACGCAAACCAGGGGTGCATATATGACTGAGGTATCATGAAGCCACTGTATACCACAAGGGCAAGTATCAGAATGCCGGCGATGCCCATGGCTTGGCCGACTGttctcgtcgccgccgcggccgagcGGAAGATTCCAGACATGACCAGGACGGTcgtgatgaggaagaggtaAAAGACGAAGAACGGCCCAGGCTCCGCGCGCAATCCAACGAGAAAATAAAGCACGATGCTAAACAGAGAGCAGCGCAGCAACTTGATGGGCAAGTCTATGATGGAGCTTGCCAGTGCCTCGGTGAACGGGTGCACAAAGGCATATCGGGCGTGCTTTTCGACCACGGGCCTCTGGCTGTACAGCTGCATGATCTcgttgatggtgatgagggcGTTCATGAGGACGGcaaagaagatgacggccCCTTTCTGGAAGAAGGCGTCACTGGTGTTGGGCGAGTTGTAGAAGATAGACCCGATGATGAAGGACAAGACGAGCTGGACAACGACGGTGGACATGGTCGTCGGCACGTCGTTGCGCATCCGCTGGAACGCTCGGCGCAGACACAGGCGAATCTGCATCGGGACCGAGAGCAGATACGGGCTCGAGGCTCTCGTGTGCCTGGCCTGCTGCTTCTCATGGCTCTCCTGAAACCTCTGCCAGGCCATGCCGCCGAGCGGGTGCGCACGCTCATACGCTTCCATGTCGGCCTTGAGCTTTGCCGCCTCCTTGCTGCGCCGCCAATAGTCGGCAAACTCTGCCGCGGTGCGAGGCACCTTGTCTTGCATGCCTGGCCGCGGCGTGCGCTCGCCGGGGTTCGTGACGGCCGTGAGAAAGTCTGATGCGACCTGTCTGGAATCTCGGTGCCAGCCCATGTCTTCAAAGTACGCAACCGCGTCGGCGCATGGCCCGGAGAAGATCTCGCGGCCCTCGTACAGAACAACGACCTTGTCGAAGAGGTCGTACATGGACTGCGAGGATTGGTACGCGGCAACAGCGTGACAGGCTCTGCCCAGATCGGCCGACAGCCGCAACGACTTGATGAACTGAAGCGCCGTTGCCGCGTCGAGGCCTCGAGTGCTGTTGTCCCATGCCCCAACGCGGGCTCGGGAGAGAAACATCTCGGCGATGCTGACTCTCTTgcgctcgccgccgctgaCGCCGTGGACGAAGCTGTCGCCGACCTTGGTGTCAAACGTGTGCGACAGGCCGAacaaggccatgacgacaCTGACCATGGTGTCGATGTACTCTTGTCTCGTTAGGTCGGGCGGCCGCTGACGTGGTACACGGGCGGCCGCGGCAAAGGAGAGGGTTTGGCCAACTGTTAGATGCGGGAAATGCTCGTCTACTTCCTGGTTGTAGGCAACCTCGCCGCGGTAttgcctcgtcatcttcttgaAGCTGATTCCCTGGTAATGAATTCTGCTTCCGGGCTCTAGAGTTAGCCCTTCCAGATGCCCGCACAGCGCCTTGAGCAGGGTTGAGCAGCCGCTCCCCGGACGGCCCAGCACGAGCAGCAGTTCGCCGCTCCTGAGCAGGCCGTCAAAACTGTCAAGAAtacggcgagggcggctgCTCTTGGCCCTGCCCAAGACAGCGAGGGCGAGAGAGCGAAATGGAAGCAGCAGGCTGGAGAGGACAGTCTCCTGGAAACGCAACGGGGACCCGGACCCAGAGATGGAAAGATTCGAAAAGATCACGCCCTGCCGCTCCAGAGAAATGCCGGACTTGTTGAGAGACATCAAGGCCCGTTGCGCCCATCGGTAATGGTCAAATGTATGGCTAGTTGGGTCGAGCCGGGGATCGTCGTCATTGTCAGACAGGTCGGAGCTGTTTGGTATCGCAAGACCCTGCTTTTCTCTCAAGTCGGACGCAATGCGCACCAGGTTTTGTAGTTCCTGGTGCTCGAGCACTTCGGATGGCCTTCGTTTGCCCGGCATGGTCTCCCGTCCAGCCATGGCGCTTGTGTTGCTTGAGCCAGCCATTTGCTACGACGCAAGTATCGACTGCCACCGCGCGAGGCACCTGTCCGCCATCTTAAGTACTCTGGCCTGCTGCTCGTGGGAGGGCTTTTGCTCCGTCATCTGGCACCGCACATAACCATGACCTGACGGACGTTGTTGCGACGGGACTTGGAGTCGCCGACACGCCGATGGCGGAAGGGGGGACCAATCGAAGACCGGGCGTTGCGTGGTGGCTGAATGGGCAGATTTCAAACCgagggaagaaaagaagcacGCAATGTCCTGCATGGAATTTGATGCGATGTGCGACCAATTTTATAGTAAAGACCTACACTACCTTGACACGGTGGGTTTGGCTTTGCCTCTTCATAGCATTCATGTCATGTTCACCCATCGCTCTTGCCGTGTTGTCCTCGAGCCTGCCGGCATTTGCGGCCGCAGCGGGTCAACGGGAGCTCCGCTTCATCCGCCGCGCCCGACCTCTCCGACCCACCGACCCTCCGCAGTCCGAGCCCGGAAAAGAATGGGTCGCCTTCCGAAGCGCACAGCATAAAACCAGCAGGGAGGTGCGCGCAACATTACCTGCTTTTGGTCTGGGGTTTCGCGCCGTTCAAACTCCATGGTCCCCTTATCAGCAGCTTAGCCAGAAGCAGTCGAGTAATCACAGTTTACAGGTGACTCATTTTGTGCTGTAAGTAATGTGGATACTACTTTACCAATATTGTCATGCAAATATATTAAACAAGCTGATAGACAAGACCCATAGACACAAATGATGTGTCAGTTTCAGGTTTTACAGTAATATGGTAGATTCCTGCATTCATAAAACTTTTGCATAATAAATTGTTGGTGTCCCACCTGGATGCTTCCGGTGTTACACGGTGAGGACCCGATAacaaagcccaacaaagggggATCGCCAACAAGGACCTCGAGGTTACACAGACTAAACACATGTCCAGCTGGAAGCTTTAGGCAGGATATATAGTGGTCACCTGTCTCCACCTTGCTTTGGAAACCAtaggacctttgatatctTACAGAAGTAACTTTGAATTGAGTTACTGCgcccaagcccttgtcacaagcGGATACGTAGATGAATTCAAAAAAAGACGTGTAATGAATTT
The DNA window shown above is from Metarhizium brunneum chromosome 1, complete sequence and carries:
- the atrI_0 gene encoding ABC multidrug transporter, which gives rise to MAGRETMPGKRRPSEVLEHQELQNLVRIASDLREKQGLAIPNSSDLSDNDDDPRLDPTSHTFDHYRWAQRALMSLNKSGISLERQGVIFSNLSISGSGSPLRFQETVLSSLLLPFRSLALAVLGRAKSSRPRRILDSFDGLLRSGELLLVLGRPGSGCSTLLKALCGHLEGLTLEPGSRIHYQGISFKKMTRQYRGEVAYNQEVDEHFPHLTVGQTLSFAAAARVPRQRPPDLTRQEYIDTMVSVVMALFGLSHTFDTKVGDSFVHGVSGGERKRVSIAEMFLSRARVGAWDNSTRGLDAATALQFIKSLRLSADLGRACHAVAAYQSSQSMYDLFDKVVVLYEGREIFSGPCADAVAYFEDMGWHRDSRQVASDFLTAVTNPGERTPRPGMQDKVPRTAAEFADYWRRSKEAAKLKADMEAYERAHPLGGMAWQRFQESHEKQQARHTRASSPYLLSVPMQIRLCLRRAFQRMRNDVPTTMSTVVVQLVLSFIIGSIFYNSPNTSDAFFQKGAVIFFAVLMNALITINEIMQLYSQRPVVEKHARYAFVHPFTEALASSIIDLPIKLLRCSLFSIVLYFLVGLRAEPGPFFVFYLFLITTVLVMSGIFRSAAAATRTVGQAMGIAGILILALVVYSGFMIPQSYMHPWFAWIRWINPIFYAFEGLLSNEFHGREFGCAQLVPPYGTGSSFICAAVGAVPGQRSIAGDAFLKANYGYQYSHLWRNYGILVAFLVFFHVTYLTATEFSKGRPSKAEALVFRPGHAPRRLYQGDVEAPEKDRVSVSTAPGDDKMGHLPRHRDVLTWRALNYDIPVQEGTRRLLNDVNGWVKPGTLTALMGVSGAGKTTLLDVLAQRVSIGVVSGDILVNGQVTTSGFPRRAGYVQQQDLHLGTTTVREALRFSAVLRQPPSVSKADKYQYVEEVMQMLGMHEFAEAVVGSPGEGLNVEQRKLLSIGVELAAKPSLLIFLDEPTSGLDSQSSWTICAFLRRLADHGQAVLATIHQPSALLFQTFDRLLFLAQGGKTVYFGDLGLKSSTLLDYFARAGVRRCGERENPAEYILEMVSGRDDSGIDWAEQWSKSPEHDEVLEEVEALNRRQAVARTESTADQDVSREFAQPFGTQFVHVAGRAFRQYFRQPEYIFTKFALGIASGLFIGFSFWKADSTLQGFQNALFGVFLLATIFPTLVNQIMPKFVAQRALYEVRERPSRVFSWKVFILSQMLVEVPWQVLLGICAWACFYFPVFGTSGSPDTQGLILLFVIQFYMYAATIAQMVVAAIPDPALGAMLAVLMFGMSFIFNGVMQPPDALPGFWIFMWRVSPFTYYVSGLAGAALHARSVVCSASEMSVFDPPPGQSCGAYLAMFLDKAPGTLYNPGASSGCEYCALSSADQYLAARRIYWGERWRNYGIFWCYMVFNVFGTATLYYLFRVRTWKRRKVTRP